Proteins encoded together in one Ignavibacteria bacterium window:
- a CDS encoding META domain-containing protein: MKNTTTVIFCLFIFISLSCNSSKSVNNINDLTSKQWNLNTLYGKIPEAKSPDYKNPYIGLTPNNGFSGFTGCNSFTGTYKYESGKLTLDPGAITKIYCGDGIEIEFLDAIKKVTGYEIKNNNLELLKGGDVIMTFISK; encoded by the coding sequence ATGAAAAATACTACTACGGTTATTTTTTGTTTATTTATATTTATTTCTTTATCCTGTAACTCATCAAAATCTGTTAATAATATTAACGACTTAACATCCAAGCAATGGAATTTGAACACTCTATACGGTAAGATTCCGGAAGCAAAATCCCCCGATTATAAAAATCCATACATAGGTCTAACCCCCAACAACGGTTTTTCAGGATTTACCGGATGCAACAGCTTTACTGGAACTTACAAGTATGAATCAGGAAAGTTAACGCTCGACCCCGGTGCAATAACGAAGATTTATTGCGGCGACGGCATAGAAATAGAATTTCTTGATGCAATAAAAAAAGTTACAGGATATGAAATCAAGAACAACAACCTTGAACTTCTTAAAGGTGGTGATGTAATAATGACATTTATCTCGAAATAA